In a single window of the Silvimonas iriomotensis genome:
- a CDS encoding chalcone isomerase family protein produces MKLKQSRLALLALAAALTLGGTPALAVEVSGQTVADHADVGGQSLQLDGAGMRKKLIFSVYVAALYTSAKTGDAAAVINATTPRRMELHMVRSVSASTMHESFVEGLTANVSETQLAALKPRIGALEKIFNEVKSVDKGDLITLDFIPGQGTRVSVRGKAYPVIAGDDFAAAMLSIWLGPKPVQDNLKAALLGKAE; encoded by the coding sequence ATGAAGCTCAAACAATCGCGCCTGGCGCTTCTGGCACTGGCTGCCGCACTGACCCTGGGTGGCACGCCGGCCCTGGCGGTTGAAGTCTCTGGCCAGACCGTGGCCGATCACGCCGATGTGGGTGGTCAAAGCCTGCAACTGGATGGCGCCGGCATGCGCAAGAAACTGATTTTCAGTGTCTATGTCGCCGCGCTGTATACCTCTGCCAAAACCGGCGATGCCGCAGCGGTGATCAACGCCACCACGCCGCGCCGGATGGAACTGCATATGGTGCGCAGTGTTTCGGCATCGACCATGCATGAGTCGTTTGTGGAAGGGCTGACCGCCAACGTCTCCGAGACGCAACTGGCCGCGCTCAAGCCGCGTATCGGCGCGCTGGAAAAAATCTTCAATGAAGTGAAGTCGGTGGACAAGGGCGACCTGATCACGCTGGACTTCATTCCGGGGCAGGGCACCCGGGTCTCTGTTCGCGGCAAGGCCTACCCGGTGATTGCTGGCGATGACTTTGCAGCAGCCATGTTGTCGATCTGGCTGGGCCCCAAGCCCGTGCAGGACAATCTGAAAGCGGCGCTGCTGGGCAAGGCTGAATAA